The genome window CTCTTTGAATGATCCCGAGAAAAAAATCATCTATGGTGGTAGTAGTCTTTTCTGCCCATTTTTTTAAGCGCCTGAGAATAAAACGCTGAAAAATCTTAATTATGACAAGACCCGCTAAAAATAGGCCGACAA of Candidatus Gorgyraea atricola contains these proteins:
- a CDS encoding mechanosensitive ion channel family protein encodes the protein MFQSIIEQVYLGNRVADYLIFVGLFLAGLVIIKIFQRFILRRLKKWAEKTTTTIDDFFLGIIQR